The following coding sequences lie in one Gadus macrocephalus chromosome 1, ASM3116895v1 genomic window:
- the phlda3 gene encoding pleckstrin homology-like domain family A member 3 has product MSLPAKVIRDGLLEKRSSGLLQLWKKKRCVLTEDGLRLHKCRSAGSGSDAQTAAFGSKAKELRFERMATVDCVEYKRGLVYFTVVMAPGKEIDFRCPQEGTSWNAEIALALVRYKNLQAVQTGKNRHLSSSSSHIGDGEEL; this is encoded by the coding sequence ATGTCCCTTCCGGCCAAAGTGATCAGAGATGGACTTTTGGAGAAGCGCAGCAGCGGTCTGCTCCAGCTGTGGAAGAAGAAGCGCTGTGTGCTCACGGAGGACGGCTTGCGCCTGCACAAGTGTAGGAGCGCCGGCAGCGGCAGCGACGCGCAGACCGCTGCGTTCGGCTCCAAGGCTAAAGAGCTGCGCTTCGAGCGCATGGCCACCGTGGACTGCGTGGAGTACAAACGCGGGCTGGTGTACTTCACGGTCGTCATGGCCCCCGGAAAGGAGATTGACTTCAGGTGCCCCCAGGAGGGGACCTCTTGGAACGCGGAGATAGCGTTGGCGCTGGTGCGATACAAGAACCTCCAGGCAGTGCAGACCGGGAAGAACCGccacctgtcctcctcctcgtcccacaTAGGGGATGGCGAGGAGCTGTGA